In Aricia agestis chromosome 5, ilAriAges1.1, whole genome shotgun sequence, the genomic stretch ATGTAGATATGCAAAAAAAGAGTtagtttattattgttttaaacaaTGTAAAACGTAATTTTCAGTGTGCTCTCCTGGCGTCAGCGGCCTCGGTGATCGGCGTGGGCTCCGACATCGCCGGTTCCCTCCGTCTACCACCGATGTTCAACGGGGTATTCGGCCACAAACCCACACCGAGGCTGCTCTCTGTTGAAGGTGAGTTTCTTTAAAGAAACCCGACCAAATATTCAGAGGCTTactgcctgtgaatcaatttcttggATGGTATATCCTACTATTagaatgtaccatcgaaaaaattgacaatagctaattcattaattttaggatacccaaagggtaaaaacaggaccctattactaagacttcgttgtctgtccgtctgtctgtctccaggctgtatctcaagaaccgctttagctagacttctcaaattttaatagattatgttacatatctgttgccgctataacaacaaatactgagaacaaaataaaataaaatatattaaaagggggctcccatacaacaaacgttattttttcggcctttttggctctatataaataatttcaagAGGTTAACACTGGAACATTTTACACATTCTTTTTTtacatgtgtactttaatatttaataataatattaaaataaaataacaattaaagggggctcccatacaaaaaacacaatagcctatttttgctctgtatcggtacggaacctaaataataagtaaattaaagtaaatttaaaaaagtagtcaaagagcgtttgtgtgccaaagcttattataagatcaatgatttcatagatgatggcacatcttggtagtaggatggcttcttgcaaggctacttctacattattatattatgacttacaattatgtatgttgacattgtatataatattaagttacaaaattgtaaactttattttaaaaagaacaatttttctctcacttttttggtaaaaagtgggacccgtgcgagtttcttgcgccggttcttctcgccggggtagttcccgaaccgttggtaggcatcaggtagacattctgaaaaaattagattcaaatttactcagaaataaaacattttttattttattttattttaacccttcgtgcacgagtccgactcgcacttagccgattttattattttacgtcTCCGttgtagtaaataaaaaatatacatataaatcgCCAATATCATGATGAAGATAATAATACCGTCTCATGTGCGTTAGTTTAGTTATTTGCGACTGCTTCATCCATATAACTCTAAGCTAGTGTCTCTATTAAACCTAATAATTTAGGAAAAAACTAGGTATCCTACTGCAATGACTAATAATATCAACCAACACATTCCAGGTCACAACCCTGACTGTTTGGACCCGGAGTTCGAGGAGTACTTCGCGTTAGGCCCCATGGTGCGGTACGCCGAGGATCTGACGCTGATGCTGAGAGTGCTGCGGCATCCCAGCGGCCCGCAAGTGCCGCTTGAGAAGCCCGTGAGTTATAGCTCTTAATTTgagaaatttaaattaaaatattattgcaatgAAGGCACGAATGAGAGATTGACGGCCTTCCTAGTTTCTATacatattgcatattattttagtttcttttttattaacattattaatTTGTAAGTTAATGGTTACTACTTACTATACAATCCTGAAGAATGTAAATAAAACTGCCTTCTTTACATAGTTATCTCAGCACCTTAAATGTCCAAACACTTCTATTGCTTTTCGTAAAGTGTGGGTCACAAAGACCCAACCTCACCAACTATGTATCCACTCACATCACagactacatttttttaatttccaggTGGATATCAAACGTTTAAAGTTCTACTACATGGAGTACGACGAGAGCTACATCACGAACAAGATCGGCCCCGACGTGAAAAAGGCGTTTGACAAGGCCCGAGCGTACATGAAACATACACATGGGATTGAAGTTGAGAAggtaagaaaattattattatactagctgtcccggtgaacttcgtgtcactttaaaaccttccctggacttctacgaatattttaagactaaaatcagcccaatccgttaagCCGTTTTCGatttttagcgcgactaacacatttgaaaatccatttttatatataatattattttactataactGACAGTGCATCCATCATCATCCATTCATTTAGGAAAAGGAAGGAaaggtatttgtttttattttaactgaCGGTGCTagatgtatattttatgttacatgCTCATCCAGCGCGCTCCTGACTATAAAGCCTTTTAATCGATTTATCGAATTTAAGCTTGAGATTTGTCTTTCCTTAAAGTGACACTAAGTACACGTTTTTTTATTCAAGAAACATACATACAAGTATTCGACATCGAAAATATAACAgttttaaattgtataatattttacatacttaatatattttcagattATACAATTTGGTCATCTAAGCCCATTTAAATGAGTaattaaactcaaaaaaaaaatatatacccacagccgaatatataacctcctcgttttttggaagtcgattaaaaatcaTCGAAATCTTCAACTAGTAATTTTCATATACTTAAAATTTTTTCAGTTAAAAATCAAGAATGTCGGTGACATGTTCGAAATTAGCGTCAGAGTGTTATTCAACATTCAGCACATAAAGAACATTTACACGGACCCTCAAAATCGGACGGGCTGGGTGTCGCTATGGCCCAACGTACTCAAGAAGATGTTCGGTCTCTCAGACCACAGCCTAACCGCCGTGTGCTACGGAGTGGTCAAGAAATTCTTCGATACCCTCCCGAAGTCGTCCTACAACAACATAGTGAAACAATTCGAGGAAATCAAACAAGACTTCGATGTAagtattacaaaaacattattaatttatattgaatacatttaatatacaaaataatcatAGGAATATTATTGGCACTCAATAACAATTGAAATCATATTAATTTCGGTTTCCAAAACTTTTATCcctttcaaattcaaatgtcaTATTGCGAAATAATCTTTGAATACTTAAACAACTGGTTGActatagtatattttatgttttgtctGTACGTTGACAAGCCGGTTTAAGTAATAAAGGTAATAAACTGAATAAGACCACTGATTTTAGATTATAGTAGTGAATAACAAAGCGAGTAATaggtaattttcttttttaccaACTCCATTTCCGTCCCTCGATGGTATAGGGggagtaacaaaactaagtcataataccttagggtatgtatgggtcacctgtatagagtttattgtaaaagtagcagcgctaaaagagtaacgTTTTCATACTTTTGAACGGGAAAATCCATGACGCTCGGGATAAATcgcaaaaaattgctctttcatttatcacttacttttgttacacctttatTATTCTTggcattaaaatactttttgcaCATTCCAGCGTGCCCTATCAGACGACGCGGTGCTCCTGTTCCCCACCTACCCGGCGCCCGCTCACCTCCACTACCGCGTGTTCTCCAAGTTCCTCAACTGCGGCTACCTCACCATCTTCAACTGCCTCGGCCTCCCCGCGACCGCCTGTCCCATGGGTCTCACAGACTCAGGGTTACCGGTCGGGTTACAGATCGTAGCGAACAAGAACAACGACCACCTCACTATTGCGGTCGCCAAGGAGTTTGAGATGGCTTTCGGGGGTTGGGTTCCGCCGAATAAGCAGAGTATGATCACGATTAAGACGGCGTGAGGAACCCTAAACATCACAAACGTACGTGGTTTGGTAAATGTATAAACTATAAGTGTAACGGCCGCACAAAGACTAGGgtggttgcaccagaggcgttgttatagttaaagttaaggttatcgtcaaatatggcgtccattattgacttttactaaagatttgacagttcatttgacattttgttagagttaaagttatagttaaagtaagttggtgcaacccgcCCTTAATggaaactttaattttaatgacGATTTTGATATATAAACTCTTTACTTTatgtgtcaaactcttcattaaattcaagttAAGTTTCTCTGAGTGTGACCGTGTGTGTGCAATGTGTAATTGTTAAGATAACAATGATTTACTCAATCCAGGGCAAATGACAAAAATGATATAGAAGAAAGTGAGATGAGTGTAATATGATGTTTTTTCTCTTTGAAAAGACCTGTTGAGATGAGGTGTTTAACTTGAACGTGGAATACTTAGTCAACTGAGATTCGATGATTTCGACAGTTGGAAAAAATACAGCGTCGTAAACGCAAATCCTACACAATTTTTGATTTCTAACTTTTTCGTCTAAATTGTCGAATGCAAGTTGTCTAAATACACTGGTGTGAACGATCTACAAATAACTCTTCTAGGTTTATATTCTAGCTAGCTTTAAAGTTCGTGGCGGAGGACTGTTGACATGTCACTTTAGTTATAATGTTACTTGGCTAAGGCACAACAAATATTCAAAACATACTACTTAATAATATCACAAACTATTTCTTTGTTACACTTAAGGCTTTTTTACATATgtgataaaatgttttatagATGTTTTATACTCCCACTGAAGATATCTTACAGTATTTTTGTTAGTTATTAAGTTTTGCCTACCAAAATTTAGAATAAAGACATGTTAGTAATAATTAGGTatgtagttttattattaaaatt encodes the following:
- the LOC121726967 gene encoding fatty-acid amide hydrolase 2-B isoform X2, with translation MHVWLRWCCRALVSLSWVIVYPLTYLLSIRRNRKCPPPANPLLMKSATTLVSMIAKRQVTSEEVVSAYIDRCKEVNPYLNAIVEPRYDAALREARYIDKMVASNEKTPEQLMKEFPLLGVPMTVKESIAVEGMSNDCGTVYPVRNPAKKDADIVKRARAAGAIPIAVTNTPQLCMNWETYNNVTGLTMNPYDQKRTTGGSSGGECALLASAASVIGVGSDIAGSLRLPPMFNGVFGHKPTPRLLSVEGHNPDCLDPEFEEYFALGPMVRYAEDLTLMLRVLRHPSGPQVPLEKPVDIKRLKFYYMEYDESYITNKIGPDVKKAFDKARAYMKHTHGIEVEKLKIKNVGDMFEISVRVLFNIQHIKNIYTDPQNRTGWVSLWPNVLKKMFGLSDHSLTAVCYGVVKKFFDTLPKSSYNNIVKQFEEIKQDFDRALSDDAVLLFPTYPAPAHLHYRVFSKFLNCGYLTIFNCLGLPATACPMGLTDSGLPVGLQIVANKNNDHLTIAVAKEFEMAFGGWVPPNKQSMITIKTA
- the LOC121726967 gene encoding fatty-acid amide hydrolase 2-B isoform X1, whose product is MKESVLNLTVLCFSIGAEIITRIILIIIHSMVYQSFVIAEVLMNNYAVLYPQYISDIVNEVRTGCYYIIYFILRTVSKKLVLMHVWLRWCCRALVSLSWVIVYPLTYLLSIRRNRKCPPPANPLLMKSATTLVSMIAKRQVTSEEVVSAYIDRCKEVNPYLNAIVEPRYDAALREARYIDKMVASNEKTPEQLMKEFPLLGVPMTVKESIAVEGMSNDCGTVYPVRNPAKKDADIVKRARAAGAIPIAVTNTPQLCMNWETYNNVTGLTMNPYDQKRTTGGSSGGECALLASAASVIGVGSDIAGSLRLPPMFNGVFGHKPTPRLLSVEGHNPDCLDPEFEEYFALGPMVRYAEDLTLMLRVLRHPSGPQVPLEKPVDIKRLKFYYMEYDESYITNKIGPDVKKAFDKARAYMKHTHGIEVEKLKIKNVGDMFEISVRVLFNIQHIKNIYTDPQNRTGWVSLWPNVLKKMFGLSDHSLTAVCYGVVKKFFDTLPKSSYNNIVKQFEEIKQDFDRALSDDAVLLFPTYPAPAHLHYRVFSKFLNCGYLTIFNCLGLPATACPMGLTDSGLPVGLQIVANKNNDHLTIAVAKEFEMAFGGWVPPNKQSMITIKTA